A single window of Oncorhynchus keta strain PuntledgeMale-10-30-2019 chromosome 34, Oket_V2, whole genome shotgun sequence DNA harbors:
- the LOC118367294 gene encoding riboflavin transporter 2: MTLLTHVLACLFGMGSWVAINGMWVELPLIVPEIPEGWYLPSYLTVLIQMANAGPLFVTLMHRFRPGKLDERPVIYSIVGLGVVATFLLAFFWKHTVPLAGATHSVPLLVLCFLISVVDCTSSVTFLPFMMRLGPQYLTTYFVGEGVSGLVPAVVALVQGVGVVHCRNATVASLANGTLGVNATVGASGELQAQYQPANFSAQVFFLFLSAMMVVCLAAFLLLNHHPAVARERKCELYFNGGLAEEKSDQALSLSHRPQEEKAMISSPDSHRRARRSSFGTGFYSGPELAFIFVVLAWVNALTNAVLPSVQSYSCLPYGNQAYHLAATMAAVANPVACFIAMFLPLRSLVLIGLLTIVGTGFGTYIMAMAALSPCPLLVHSVSGTALIVIAWMLFVLTLSYVKVIIGVILRDEGHSALVWCGAVVQLGSMLGALSMFPLVSVYGLFKSGDPCNTKCTK; encoded by the exons ATGACTCTCCTAACCCACGTGCTGGCATGCCTTTTTGGCATGGGCTCCTGGGTGGCCATCAACGGGATGTGGGTGGAGCTGCCCCTCATCGTGCCAGAAATCCCAGAGGGTTGGTACCTGCCCTCTTACCTCACTGTGCTCATCCAGATGGCCAATGCGGGGCCCCTTTTCGTCACCCTCATGCATCGCTTCCGCCCGGGCAAGCTGGACGAGCGACCCGTCATCTACTCCATAGTGGGCCTGGGCGTGGTCGCCACCTTCCTCCTGGCCTTCTTCTGGAAGCACACGGTGCCCTTAGCGGGCGCTACGCATAGTGTCCCCCTTCTAGTGCTCTGTTTCCTAATCTCTGTGGTGGACTGCACCTCCTCGGTCACCTTCCTGCCCTTCATGATGCGCCTCGGTCCCCAGTACCTCACTACGTACTTTGTAGGGGAGGGCGTTAGTGGCTTGGTGCCTGCCGTAGTGGCTCTGGtgcagggggtgggggtggttCACTGTCGGAATGCTACAGTGGCTAGCCTAGCCAATGGGACCTTAGGGGTTAACGCCACTGTAGGGGCCAGTGGAGAGCTCCAGGCTCAATACCAGCCCGCTAACTTCTCGGCCCAggtcttcttcctcttcctcagtgCCATGATGGTGGTGTGTCTGGCCGCCTTCCTCCTGCTCAACCACCACCCGGCCGTGGCCAGGGAGAGGAAGTGCGAGCTATACTTCAATGGAGGCCTGGCAGAGGAGAAGAGTGACCAAGCCCTGTCCCTGTCTCACAGACCTCAAGAGGAGAAGGCCATGATCAGTTCTCCGGATAGCCACCGGAGAGCCCGGCGGAGCTCCTTCGGGACGGGCTTCTACAGTGGGCCGGAGCTGGCGTTCATCTTTGTGGTTCTGGCTTGGGTCAATGCCCTGACCAATGCAGTGCTGCCCTCAGTGCAGTCTTACTCCTGTCTGCCCTACGGGAACCAGGCCTACCATCTGGCGGCCACCATGGCAGCCGTGGCCAACCCCGTGGCCTGCTTCATTGCCATGTTCCTGCCCTTAAG GTCGTTGGTGCTGATTGGGCTTCTGACAATAGTTGGGACAGGGTTTGGTACTTACATCATGGCCATGGCTGCACTGAGCCCCTGTCCTCTACTGGTCCACAGCGTCTCAGGCACCGCACTCATA GTCATAGCCTGGATGTTGTTTGTCCTGACCCTCTCCTATGTGAAGGTGATCATTGGGGTGATCCTTCGGGATGAGGGTCACAGCGCCCTCGTCTGGTGTGGAGCAGTAGTGCAACTTGGCTCCATGCTGGGTGCCCTGTCCATGTTTCCCTTGGTCAGTGTCTATGGACTCTTCAAATCAGGGGACCCTTGTAACACCAAGTGCACAAAGTAG